In Bacillus cereus ATCC 14579, a single window of DNA contains:
- a CDS encoding GNAT family N-acetyltransferase, with amino-acid sequence MMRKLTKKDHEQVFAYLKEEAALNLFIIGDIEAFGYDTDFQELWGVFKENGTLKSILLRFHDSFIPYSKEEFITTDYEALLSAYKPLKLSGKSTIVEQFETASNIQLGTKNEMYFCECLNDNNLPSTPIHETIKLASLDDIERIMKLRSDIAEFPTTNESEKILRQAIETNTGRTYYIEKDGVIIASASTSAENSLSAMVVGVCTHPNYRGNGYASLILQKMIQDFMKEDRTLCLFYNNPAAGRIYKRLGFKDIGMWTMYR; translated from the coding sequence ATGATGCGAAAATTAACAAAGAAAGATCATGAACAAGTATTCGCTTATCTAAAAGAAGAAGCAGCCCTTAACTTGTTTATTATTGGAGATATTGAAGCTTTCGGTTATGACACAGATTTTCAAGAATTATGGGGAGTATTTAAAGAGAATGGAACATTAAAATCAATTCTACTCCGATTCCACGATTCATTTATACCCTATAGTAAAGAAGAATTTATTACCACTGATTATGAGGCACTTCTTTCCGCATATAAGCCACTTAAACTCTCTGGTAAGTCAACTATCGTAGAACAATTTGAAACTGCTTCAAATATACAACTAGGTACTAAAAATGAAATGTATTTTTGCGAATGTCTAAATGACAACAACTTACCTAGCACACCAATTCATGAAACAATTAAACTTGCCTCACTAGATGATATAGAGCGAATTATGAAATTACGAAGTGACATCGCTGAATTTCCGACTACCAATGAATCAGAGAAAATATTAAGGCAGGCTATCGAAACAAATACAGGACGCACATACTATATTGAAAAAGATGGCGTGATCATCGCATCCGCCTCTACTTCCGCTGAAAATTCATTATCCGCTATGGTAGTTGGTGTATGTACACACCCGAATTATCGCGGAAATGGTTACGCTTCACTCATATTACAAAAAATGATCCAAGACTTTATGAAAGAAGACCGAACACTTTGTTTATTTTATAACAATCCAGCTGCTGGACGAATTTATAAACGACTAGGATTTAAAGACATTGGAATGTGGACGATGTATCGATAA
- the ytfJ gene encoding GerW family sporulation protein, whose product MDHPIQGLMKAAMENLKEMVDVNTIVGEPVQTADGGVVLTVSKVAFGFGAGGSDFQTNDGQRANGNPAFGGGSAGGVSITPVAFLVVNKDGVNILHLQNATHLAEKMIELAPQTIDKIQSMFQKEEKKEGNHHHHQNPDEIL is encoded by the coding sequence GTGGATCATCCAATTCAAGGGTTAATGAAAGCAGCAATGGAAAATTTAAAAGAAATGGTTGATGTAAATACGATTGTTGGAGAGCCTGTTCAAACGGCTGACGGTGGTGTGGTGTTAACTGTTTCTAAAGTAGCGTTCGGTTTTGGAGCAGGAGGTTCTGATTTCCAAACGAATGATGGACAAAGAGCGAACGGTAACCCTGCATTTGGTGGCGGTAGCGCGGGTGGTGTTTCGATTACACCAGTAGCATTTCTTGTGGTGAATAAAGATGGAGTAAATATTCTGCATCTACAAAATGCGACACATTTAGCAGAAAAAATGATTGAATTAGCTCCACAAACAATTGATAAAATTCAATCGATGTTCCAAAAAGAAGAAAAGAAAGAGGGAAATCATCATCATCATCAAAACCCTGATGAAATCCTTTAA
- a CDS encoding oxalate:formate antiporter: MSGGSDQVKNMIYINGNRRGHCFITSGITFKEFASNIPSPLHQVLLLKHNFEWTDFHYHTLFEYVEEENIHKLIQAEIDEFDEFCWVDFDDASDLDELEPKEIAELLYLAHKKEPLARTFFPLLKNRFVYFSHDDGWYNKVYYRRIADFVGMLSKVIPYKLGAFGKKRFSFFQKSKIFPAISKELIMGLIPLMEDGLYIDLAGKIESRRGLEIPVYVVGSYESTDEVLDNIDELKEEATETGWLIFDKKEQEWQWVVD; this comes from the coding sequence TTGTCTGGAGGATCTGACCAAGTAAAGAATATGATATATATTAATGGTAATCGTCGAGGTCATTGTTTTATTACATCAGGAATTACGTTTAAAGAGTTTGCGAGTAACATCCCTTCACCGCTTCATCAAGTGTTGCTTTTAAAGCACAACTTTGAATGGACGGATTTTCATTATCATACTTTATTTGAATATGTTGAGGAAGAAAATATACATAAGTTAATTCAAGCAGAGATTGATGAATTTGATGAATTTTGTTGGGTAGATTTTGATGATGCAAGCGATTTAGATGAATTAGAGCCGAAAGAAATTGCAGAATTATTATATTTGGCTCACAAAAAAGAACCACTTGCAAGAACATTCTTTCCGCTGTTGAAAAATAGATTTGTTTATTTTTCACATGATGACGGATGGTACAACAAAGTGTATTATCGTAGAATTGCTGATTTTGTAGGAATGTTAAGTAAAGTCATTCCGTATAAACTCGGTGCTTTCGGTAAGAAACGTTTTTCTTTCTTCCAAAAATCAAAAATTTTCCCAGCGATTTCAAAAGAATTGATTATGGGACTTATTCCACTAATGGAAGATGGTCTTTACATAGATCTAGCAGGGAAGATTGAGTCAAGAAGAGGTCTTGAAATTCCGGTATATGTAGTTGGTTCGTATGAAAGTACGGATGAGGTGTTAGATAATATCGATGAATTGAAAGAGGAAGCAACAGAAACAGGTTGGCTCATTTTTGATAAGAAAGAACAAGAGTGGCAATGGGTTGTTGACTAA
- a CDS encoding class I SAM-dependent methyltransferase has protein sequence MTKFNWHESAEKKWDSSAEFWNQNSQEMWDSGSRSTIIPFFEQYVKKEAQVLDVGCGDGYGTYKLSSAGYKAVGVDLSEVMIQKGKERGEGPNLSFIKGDLSALPFENEQFESIMAINSLEWTEEPLRALNEIKRVLKKDGYACIAILGPTAKPRENSYLRLYGKDVVCNTMMPWEFEQLAKEQGFKVIDGIGVYKRGVNEKMLGQLPTELQQSLTFLWVFMLKNV, from the coding sequence ATGACGAAATTTAATTGGCATGAATCAGCAGAAAAGAAATGGGATAGTAGCGCAGAGTTTTGGAATCAAAATAGTCAAGAGATGTGGGACAGTGGTAGCAGAAGTACAATTATTCCGTTTTTTGAACAATACGTGAAGAAAGAAGCACAAGTGCTCGATGTTGGTTGTGGTGATGGGTACGGTACATATAAATTAAGTAGCGCAGGCTATAAAGCAGTGGGAGTAGATTTATCGGAAGTGATGATTCAAAAAGGTAAGGAGCGCGGAGAAGGACCGAATTTATCTTTTATAAAAGGAGATCTTTCTGCATTACCATTTGAAAATGAGCAATTTGAATCAATTATGGCAATTAATTCTTTAGAATGGACGGAAGAGCCATTACGAGCGTTAAATGAAATAAAGCGTGTGTTAAAGAAAGATGGATATGCATGTATTGCAATTTTAGGGCCGACAGCAAAGCCACGAGAGAACAGTTATCTTCGCTTGTATGGAAAAGACGTTGTTTGTAATACGATGATGCCTTGGGAATTTGAACAGTTAGCGAAAGAACAAGGTTTTAAAGTTATAGATGGCATCGGCGTATATAAGCGCGGAGTAAATGAGAAGATGTTAGGTCAACTACCTACAGAGTTACAACAATCGTTAACATTCTTATGGGTATTTATGTTAAAAAACGTATAA
- a CDS encoding formate--tetrahydrofolate ligase, whose product MTTTTTVKSDIEIAQEASMKKIQEIAADLNILEDELEPYGHYKGKLSLDIFKRLQDEKDGKVVLVTAINPTPAGEGKSTVTVGLGQAFNKIGKKTVIALREPSLGPTMGLKGGAAGGGFSQVVPMEDINLHFTGDIHAITTANNALAAFIDNHIQQGNTLGIDTRKIVWKRCVDLNDRALRNVVIGLGGPVQGVPREDGFDITVASEIMAVFCLATDIQDLKARLSRIVVAYNFANQPVTVKDLGVEGALTLLLKDALKPNLVQTLENTPAIIHGGPFANIAHGCNSVIATTMAAKLGDYVITEAGFGADLGAEKFLDIKARAAGIKPEAVVIVATIRALKMHGGVAKDQLKEENVDALAKGMENLQKHVETIQSFGVPFVIAINKFITDTDAEVTYLQEWCNERGYAVSLTEVWEKGGQGGVDLAEKVLKEIEKGENNYAPLYELELPLEEKIRTIAQKVYGAKDIEFAPKARKQLAQYEGEGWSNLPVCMAKTQYSLSDDVTKLGRPSDFIVTIRELKPSIGAGFIVALTGTMLTMPGLPKQPAALQMDVNEDGKAVGLF is encoded by the coding sequence ATGACAACTACTACAACAGTGAAATCCGATATTGAAATCGCACAAGAAGCGAGTATGAAGAAGATTCAAGAAATTGCAGCTGATTTAAATATTTTAGAAGATGAATTAGAGCCATACGGGCATTATAAAGGTAAGTTATCTCTTGATATTTTTAAGCGCTTACAAGATGAGAAAGACGGTAAAGTTGTTTTAGTAACAGCGATTAACCCAACTCCAGCTGGAGAAGGTAAATCAACAGTAACAGTTGGTTTAGGTCAAGCTTTTAACAAAATTGGTAAGAAAACAGTAATTGCACTTCGTGAACCATCTCTTGGACCGACGATGGGATTAAAAGGTGGAGCAGCAGGTGGCGGTTTTTCACAAGTCGTACCAATGGAAGACATTAACCTTCACTTTACTGGAGATATCCATGCGATCACAACTGCCAATAACGCATTAGCAGCGTTTATTGATAATCATATCCAACAAGGAAACACACTTGGAATTGATACGCGTAAAATTGTTTGGAAACGCTGTGTTGACTTAAATGATCGTGCCCTTCGTAACGTAGTAATTGGTCTGGGTGGACCTGTACAAGGTGTACCACGTGAAGACGGTTTTGACATTACAGTAGCATCTGAAATTATGGCCGTGTTCTGCCTTGCAACAGATATTCAAGACTTAAAAGCGCGTCTATCTCGCATCGTAGTTGCTTATAACTTTGCAAATCAACCTGTAACGGTTAAAGATTTAGGTGTAGAAGGTGCGTTAACACTATTATTAAAAGACGCATTAAAGCCGAACTTAGTACAAACGTTAGAAAATACACCAGCTATCATTCATGGCGGACCATTTGCGAATATCGCTCACGGTTGTAACAGTGTTATCGCTACAACAATGGCAGCAAAATTAGGTGATTATGTTATTACAGAGGCTGGATTCGGTGCTGATTTAGGTGCTGAGAAGTTTTTAGATATTAAAGCTCGTGCAGCTGGCATTAAACCAGAAGCAGTTGTTATTGTTGCGACGATTCGTGCGCTTAAAATGCATGGCGGCGTTGCAAAAGATCAATTAAAAGAAGAAAATGTAGATGCATTAGCAAAAGGTATGGAAAACTTACAGAAGCATGTTGAAACAATTCAAAGCTTCGGTGTGCCTTTCGTAATTGCAATTAATAAATTCATTACAGATACAGATGCAGAAGTTACATACTTACAAGAGTGGTGTAATGAGCGTGGCTATGCAGTATCCTTAACAGAAGTTTGGGAGAAAGGTGGCCAAGGCGGAGTTGACCTTGCTGAAAAAGTACTAAAAGAAATCGAAAAAGGTGAAAACAACTACGCACCACTTTATGAATTAGAATTACCATTAGAAGAAAAAATTCGTACAATTGCTCAAAAAGTATATGGCGCAAAAGATATTGAATTTGCTCCGAAAGCACGTAAGCAATTAGCTCAATATGAAGGAGAAGGTTGGAGTAATCTACCAGTTTGTATGGCGAAAACACAATACTCTCTTTCTGACGATGTAACAAAATTAGGTCGTCCATCTGACTTTATCGTTACAATTCGTGAGCTAAAACCATCGATCGGTGCAGGCTTTATCGTTGCGTTAACAGGTACAATGTTAACAATGCCAGGTCTTCCAAAACAGCCAGCAGCACTTCAAATGGATGTAAATGAAGATGGAAAAGCAGTAGGTTTATTCTAA
- a CDS encoding DEAD/DEAH box helicase — translation MIKDMQPFLQQAWEKAGFKELTEIQKQAIPTILEGQDVIAESPTGTGKTLAYLLPLLHKINPEVKQPQVVVLAPTRELVMQIHEEVQKFTAGTEISGASLIGGADIKRQVEKLKKHPRVIVGSPGRILELIRMKKLKMHEVKTIVFDEFDQIVKQKMMGAVQDVIKSTMRDRQLVFFSATMTKAAEDAARDLAVEPQLVRVTRAESKSLVEHTYIICERREKNDYVRRIMHMGDVKAVAFLNDPFRLDEITEKLKFRKMKAAALHAEASKQEREATMRAFRGGKLEILLATDIAARGIDIDDLTHVIHLELPDTVDQYIHRSGRTGRMGKEGTVVSLVTPQEERKLLQFAKKLGIVFTKQEMFKGSFVETKPKAPKKKKPAFTGKKKPR, via the coding sequence ATGATAAAAGATATGCAACCATTTTTACAACAAGCTTGGGAGAAGGCTGGTTTTAAAGAGTTAACTGAAATTCAAAAACAAGCGATTCCAACTATTTTAGAAGGACAAGACGTTATAGCTGAATCTCCAACTGGAACAGGAAAAACATTAGCGTACTTATTACCCCTTTTACATAAAATTAATCCTGAAGTAAAACAGCCACAAGTTGTTGTTTTAGCGCCAACACGTGAACTTGTAATGCAAATTCATGAAGAGGTTCAAAAGTTTACAGCAGGAACTGAAATTTCAGGTGCATCTTTAATTGGTGGTGCAGATATTAAGCGCCAAGTTGAAAAATTAAAGAAACACCCAAGAGTAATTGTCGGTTCACCAGGCCGTATTTTAGAATTAATTCGTATGAAAAAGCTAAAAATGCATGAAGTAAAAACAATTGTATTTGATGAGTTTGATCAAATTGTAAAGCAAAAAATGATGGGCGCAGTGCAAGATGTAATTAAATCAACGATGCGCGATCGTCAATTAGTATTCTTCTCGGCGACAATGACAAAAGCGGCAGAAGATGCGGCACGTGATTTAGCAGTGGAACCACAATTAGTACGTGTAACACGTGCAGAATCAAAAAGCTTAGTTGAGCATACGTATATCATTTGTGAGCGACGCGAAAAAAATGATTACGTAAGAAGAATTATGCATATGGGCGATGTAAAAGCAGTTGCGTTCTTAAACGACCCATTCCGTTTAGATGAAATTACTGAGAAATTGAAATTCCGTAAAATGAAAGCAGCAGCTCTTCATGCAGAAGCAAGTAAACAAGAGCGTGAAGCGACAATGCGTGCTTTCCGCGGAGGGAAATTAGAAATTCTACTTGCTACTGATATTGCAGCACGCGGTATCGATATTGACGATTTAACACACGTAATTCATTTAGAGTTACCAGACACAGTAGACCAATATATTCACCGCTCAGGACGTACTGGACGTATGGGTAAAGAAGGAACTGTCGTGTCTCTTGTAACACCACAAGAAGAGCGTAAATTACTACAATTTGCGAAAAAACTAGGCATCGTATTTACGAAGCAAGAAATGTTCAAGGGATCATTTGTAGAAACGAAACCGAAAGCACCAAAGAAAAAGAAACCAGCATTTACTGGGAAGAAAAAGCCTAGATAA
- a CDS encoding sugar phosphate isomerase/epimerase family protein, with protein sequence MDRKLGMFLNTKHIEVNEGIQKAREWDLEYIQLYAMNKNFNLANISMVEWNTLKKSLSFNGIKIPSLAISFGENGIMGIEAESAIDQFKYITDRGLGLGAKIITAHIGKVPDDEKSAYYDKMLRVCNEIGDLAFRFGGFFAIETGSEKAIVLKRFLETANSKGLAVNFDPANIISDVNENPGEGLLLLKDYIVQTHIKDCKEVKNDRSTKYIEVAAGNGEVDFDIFFKVLDKIGFDGYNMIERNDYFDELDGMSQSINFAKKYIPTQKE encoded by the coding sequence ATGGATAGGAAATTAGGAATGTTTTTAAATACGAAACATATTGAAGTAAACGAAGGAATACAAAAAGCAAGGGAATGGGATTTAGAATATATTCAATTATATGCTATGAATAAAAACTTTAACTTAGCTAATATCTCAATGGTAGAATGGAATACTTTAAAGAAAAGCTTATCTTTTAATGGAATAAAGATTCCATCATTAGCAATTAGTTTTGGAGAAAATGGAATTATGGGAATAGAAGCTGAGAGTGCAATAGATCAGTTTAAATATATTACTGACAGAGGTTTGGGGCTTGGGGCAAAGATCATAACAGCTCATATTGGAAAAGTTCCAGATGATGAAAAAAGTGCCTACTATGATAAAATGCTACGTGTTTGTAATGAAATAGGGGACTTAGCGTTCAGATTTGGAGGATTCTTCGCCATTGAGACGGGATCTGAAAAAGCAATAGTATTAAAACGATTTTTAGAAACTGCAAACTCGAAAGGACTAGCTGTTAACTTTGACCCAGCAAATATAATAAGTGATGTAAATGAAAATCCGGGAGAAGGTTTATTACTATTAAAAGATTATATAGTACAAACTCATATTAAAGATTGTAAAGAAGTGAAAAATGATCGTTCAACTAAGTATATAGAAGTCGCAGCAGGGAATGGTGAAGTAGATTTCGATATATTCTTCAAAGTATTAGATAAAATTGGATTCGACGGATATAACATGATTGAAAGAAATGATTATTTTGATGAACTGGATGGGATGAGTCAGTCGATAAATTTTGCAAAGAAGTACATACCAACTCAAAAGGAATAA
- a CDS encoding VOC family protein → MIHKVGQIMLYVNNQDEAVNFWTEKVGFHVVAEEDNKQGMRWIEIAPTNGAETSIILHNKEVISKMSPELNLGTPSLMFFSENLDQLYTDLTNKNVTVGEMVTMPSGKVFNFADSEGNYFAVMEKNQ, encoded by the coding sequence ATGATCCATAAAGTAGGACAAATTATGTTATATGTAAATAATCAAGATGAGGCAGTAAATTTTTGGACGGAAAAGGTAGGGTTTCATGTAGTAGCAGAGGAAGATAACAAGCAAGGAATGAGATGGATTGAAATTGCTCCGACTAACGGTGCAGAAACGAGCATTATATTACATAATAAAGAAGTTATTTCTAAAATGAGCCCAGAATTGAATCTTGGTACACCGTCCTTAATGTTCTTCTCAGAAAATCTTGATCAATTATATACAGATTTAACAAACAAAAATGTTACTGTTGGAGAAATGGTAACTATGCCTTCTGGTAAAGTGTTTAACTTTGCTGATAGCGAAGGGAATTATTTTGCGGTTATGGAGAAGAACCAATAA
- a CDS encoding zinc dependent phospholipase C family protein → MGSRIMHVIIANGIAEKLSIHDKTSFLLGAVAPDAVHSKKEKGTSHFYAGTTKNYTRRIDYDSFFHKYESHINSPFILGYYTHLIADDNWLSGFFLPWLKNRIENDETIAPLYYNDFKLLNAKLLHHYDQEQQLFSLLNQEAHIVDIEEVSKENVLAFRKYLFEDMLYPKQYLHEDLQVFTFDQIVGYIETAIEKGVFFIKQLSNEKSTSKI, encoded by the coding sequence ATGGGATCACGAATTATGCATGTTATTATCGCTAACGGTATTGCTGAGAAACTATCTATTCACGATAAGACTTCTTTCTTACTTGGAGCTGTAGCCCCTGATGCTGTTCATTCAAAAAAAGAAAAAGGAACCTCACATTTTTATGCCGGTACAACGAAGAACTATACGAGAAGAATAGATTATGATTCATTTTTTCATAAATATGAATCACATATAAATTCCCCATTTATTTTAGGCTATTATACCCATCTCATCGCCGATGATAATTGGCTAAGTGGATTTTTTCTACCTTGGCTAAAAAATAGAATAGAGAATGACGAAACTATCGCACCCCTGTACTATAACGATTTTAAATTGTTAAATGCAAAGTTGCTTCATCATTACGATCAAGAACAACAGCTTTTCTCTCTTCTCAATCAAGAGGCTCACATTGTGGATATTGAAGAGGTTTCTAAAGAAAACGTTTTAGCTTTTCGAAAGTATCTTTTTGAAGATATGTTGTATCCAAAGCAATATTTGCATGAAGACTTACAAGTATTTACGTTTGACCAAATCGTTGGCTATATTGAGACAGCGATTGAAAAAGGAGTATTTTTTATTAAACAACTCTCTAATGAAAAATCCACTTCAAAAATTTAA
- a CDS encoding quinone oxidoreductase family protein, with translation MKAIVVTSFGGPEVMKYTDFDIPAISEDQVLIRVVATSVNFADIKSRYGKKGNKALPFILGIDATGIVERVGSHVKNIHPGQRVIAFPQNGSYAEYVVANENLTFVLPHEVDFQTAAACPIVSFTSYNLLANVARLQQGESVLIHAAAGGIGTTAIQLAKLLEAGTVIGTVGSEAKKEIALDAGADYVICHQDEDFVEKVNELTNGEGVDVILDSISGTVSERSLNCLAYYGRLVHFGNASGEIGNFQTKDLHASCRSILGFSFGTTRKKRPELLQETANEVFRYLRDGRLQIKATKSFPLQDAGKAHEWVESRKSTGKVILTVQSSS, from the coding sequence ATGAAAGCTATCGTTGTAACGTCGTTCGGTGGTCCTGAAGTGATGAAATATACAGATTTTGATATACCGGCTATTTCAGAAGATCAAGTTTTAATTCGCGTAGTTGCTACTAGTGTAAATTTCGCTGATATTAAATCACGTTATGGTAAAAAAGGAAATAAAGCACTACCTTTTATTCTAGGTATAGATGCCACTGGTATTGTAGAACGTGTCGGTTCTCATGTGAAAAATATTCACCCTGGACAACGTGTCATTGCTTTTCCTCAAAATGGATCTTACGCAGAATACGTTGTTGCAAATGAAAATCTTACTTTCGTATTACCCCATGAAGTTGACTTTCAAACTGCAGCCGCTTGTCCAATCGTATCTTTTACAAGCTATAATTTACTCGCAAATGTTGCAAGGCTTCAACAAGGTGAATCTGTACTCATTCATGCGGCTGCTGGCGGAATTGGCACTACTGCTATTCAACTTGCTAAACTATTAGAGGCTGGAACAGTTATAGGCACTGTCGGAAGTGAAGCAAAAAAAGAAATTGCTTTAGATGCTGGAGCTGATTATGTTATTTGTCATCAAGATGAAGATTTTGTAGAGAAAGTCAATGAACTGACAAATGGTGAAGGGGTTGATGTAATTTTAGACTCTATTTCTGGAACGGTTTCTGAAAGAAGTTTAAACTGCCTTGCTTATTACGGTCGCCTCGTTCATTTCGGTAATGCTAGCGGTGAAATTGGTAACTTTCAAACGAAAGATTTACATGCAAGTTGCCGCTCTATACTCGGTTTTAGCTTTGGAACCACACGAAAAAAGCGTCCTGAACTGCTCCAAGAAACTGCAAATGAAGTTTTCCGTTATTTGCGTGACGGACGTTTACAAATTAAGGCTACGAAATCTTTTCCACTTCAAGATGCAGGGAAAGCACATGAATGGGTCGAAAGTAGAAAAAGTACAGGGAAAGTAATACTAACTGTTCAGTCCTCTTCCTGA
- a CDS encoding sigma-70 family RNA polymerase sigma factor — protein MKGEIDYAHLIQLTLSGNKEAYSELYDVTIQEVYKTAHFLIEDKTDVDDVVQEVYIQLYESLRKYDSEKPFRPWLIGLAIKQIHSYRRKRWMRLRIIKKAEEQRKPVQIDFSNDVVSKISNQKLIELIHKLPYKLKQVIILRYLHDYSQEEVAQILHIPIGTVKSRIHAALKKLRQKEQVEEIFLGEVGNVK, from the coding sequence ATGAAGGGTGAAATAGATTACGCACATTTAATTCAATTAACTTTATCAGGCAATAAAGAAGCGTATAGCGAATTGTATGATGTAACGATTCAAGAAGTATATAAAACAGCACATTTTTTAATTGAAGATAAAACGGATGTAGATGATGTCGTTCAAGAAGTATACATACAGCTATATGAATCGCTTCGTAAATATGATAGCGAGAAGCCATTTCGCCCTTGGCTAATTGGGCTTGCGATTAAACAAATTCATTCTTATAGAAGAAAGAGGTGGATGCGACTACGAATTATAAAAAAAGCAGAAGAGCAAAGAAAGCCAGTGCAAATTGATTTTTCTAACGATGTTGTAAGTAAAATATCAAACCAAAAACTAATCGAACTCATTCATAAATTACCGTATAAATTGAAACAAGTTATTATCTTAAGATACTTACACGATTATTCACAAGAAGAAGTAGCACAAATATTACATATTCCAATCGGTACAGTGAAATCTAGAATTCATGCGGCATTAAAGAAACTACGTCAAAAAGAGCAAGTAGAAGAAATTTTTTTAGGAGAGGTAGGGAATGTGAAATGA
- a CDS encoding DUF3600 domain-containing protein, with the protein MSLDCRVRESIQEEAKGIVAPPDLKEKVIVQIKMKHGGSKRKKRLIAGVLAAALLIPTTGFAYQSIMADGIYGSFENLKKHAGAMTLETYMRFNAKLSEAKDEMGAKEYEEFTKELKKLTNAKLAYGDSNGNIDYDGLSPAKREEMKKVSMGLQPYFDKLNGHKSSKEVLTQEEFDRYMEALMTHEIVRVKTKSTGAIKIEEVPEAYKERFIKAEQFMEYVDEKVR; encoded by the coding sequence ATGAGTTTAGATTGTAGAGTTAGGGAATCTATACAAGAAGAAGCAAAGGGTATTGTTGCCCCGCCGGATTTAAAAGAAAAAGTAATCGTGCAAATAAAAATGAAGCACGGCGGGAGTAAGAGGAAGAAACGCCTTATCGCAGGAGTACTTGCAGCAGCTCTTTTAATCCCGACGACAGGTTTTGCGTACCAATCTATTATGGCGGATGGTATATATGGATCTTTTGAGAATTTAAAAAAACATGCCGGAGCAATGACATTAGAAACGTATATGCGTTTTAATGCAAAATTATCAGAAGCGAAAGATGAAATGGGTGCGAAGGAATATGAAGAGTTTACAAAAGAACTGAAAAAATTAACTAATGCAAAGCTTGCGTACGGAGATTCGAACGGTAATATAGATTATGATGGATTATCACCAGCAAAAAGAGAAGAAATGAAAAAGGTAAGTATGGGCCTTCAACCATACTTTGATAAATTAAATGGTCATAAATCTAGTAAAGAAGTATTAACGCAAGAAGAGTTTGATCGCTATATGGAAGCTTTAATGACACATGAAATAGTACGAGTGAAGACAAAATCAACTGGTGCAATAAAAATAGAAGAAGTACCTGAGGCGTACAAAGAAAGATTTATTAAAGCGGAGCAGTTTATGGAGTATGTAGATGAAAAGGTGCGATAA